One segment of Streptomyces sp. NBC_01463 DNA contains the following:
- a CDS encoding ATP-grasp domain-containing protein, which yields MSKVLLVHAKGGPPLGHVLSRAAARSQVHLLALSALPPSVAGSAARLCASVETPADAERADLVSLIVSRARAVRAEAVLTFSEYAVVAVAEACEELGLAGAGSASALARDKRLMRRTWQEHGLPQPEFRPVATEADLHAATEALTFPLLLKAAWSAGSTAHQIIRSPHEASAAWSRSREVMAESAQLGYAELHVAEAQADFVVEEIVTGLATDWFDEPGWGDYVSVEGVVADGDFHPVCLSGRMPTVEPFTERAGITPALLPPEAQERVVALAREAVDALGLSNCGTHTEIKLGADGRMWLIETAARLGGAMTVPQIEEVFHLDLVGMLVDHLLGRPVDWPQQARTPAQASGAAGSLVVLAVDGSGEAWQDLRVWDFPAVSAGVPLSRGSELSVVTESSLADGSVVPVYDPAAGANTMAALCLLSAADPRTVLRDFEALVDALPRVLPAALPEGAAI from the coding sequence GTGAGCAAGGTGCTGTTGGTGCATGCCAAGGGTGGTCCGCCGCTCGGTCACGTCCTTTCCCGGGCGGCCGCGAGGTCGCAGGTGCACCTGCTGGCGCTCAGCGCCCTGCCGCCCTCGGTCGCCGGCTCCGCCGCGCGGCTGTGCGCCTCGGTCGAGACGCCGGCCGACGCGGAGCGGGCGGACCTGGTCTCCCTGATCGTCTCGCGGGCGCGGGCCGTCAGGGCGGAGGCGGTGCTCACCTTCTCCGAGTACGCGGTGGTGGCAGTCGCCGAGGCCTGCGAGGAACTCGGACTCGCCGGGGCCGGCAGCGCCTCGGCCCTGGCCCGCGACAAGCGGCTGATGCGCCGCACCTGGCAGGAACACGGGCTGCCACAACCGGAGTTCCGCCCCGTCGCCACGGAGGCGGACCTCCACGCGGCCACCGAAGCACTGACCTTCCCACTGCTGCTCAAGGCGGCCTGGAGCGCGGGCTCCACCGCGCACCAGATCATCCGCTCCCCCCACGAGGCCTCCGCCGCCTGGTCCCGCTCGCGGGAAGTAATGGCCGAATCAGCCCAGTTGGGTTACGCGGAACTCCACGTGGCCGAGGCCCAGGCGGACTTCGTCGTCGAGGAGATCGTCACCGGTCTGGCCACCGACTGGTTCGACGAGCCCGGCTGGGGCGACTACGTCAGCGTCGAGGGCGTCGTGGCCGACGGCGACTTCCACCCGGTCTGCCTCAGCGGCCGGATGCCCACGGTCGAACCGTTCACCGAACGCGCGGGCATCACCCCCGCCCTGCTGCCGCCAGAGGCCCAGGAGCGTGTCGTGGCCCTCGCCCGGGAGGCCGTGGACGCCCTCGGGCTCAGCAACTGCGGTACGCACACCGAGATCAAGCTCGGGGCGGACGGCCGCATGTGGCTGATCGAGACGGCGGCCCGGCTGGGCGGCGCGATGACTGTCCCGCAGATCGAGGAGGTCTTCCACCTCGACCTCGTCGGCATGCTGGTCGACCACCTCCTCGGCCGCCCGGTCGACTGGCCTCAACAGGCGCGTACCCCCGCGCAGGCCAGCGGCGCGGCCGGCTCCCTCGTCGTCCTCGCGGTCGACGGCAGCGGCGAAGCCTGGCAGGACCTGCGGGTCTGGGACTTCCCGGCGGTCTCCGCGGGCGTCCCGCTCAGCCGCGGCAGCGAGTTGTCCGTGGTCACGGAGAGCTCGCTCGCCGACGGCAGCGTCGTACCGGTCTACGACCCGGCCGCCGGGGCCAACACCATGGCGGCACTGTGCCTGCTCTCCGCCGCCGACCCGCGCACCGTGCTCCGCGACTTCGAGGCCCTGGTCGACGCCCTGCCCCGGGTACTGCCCGCCGCGCTGCCCGAGGGAGCCGCCATATGA
- a CDS encoding phosphoenolpyruvate synthase, with product MTATLSTGAPEPATDRTVVGGNLSLPLFRTLSGVLAGHPYLKVVVDRTEDTWHLLDTAAHPFHVNYIATRVLGMELSALDAGLDAFNASVYTDPGRRFLLGVLSLHTEQEAEGRERVFLVLETTEADTMHGALLESFYEFVRERVDGRLPLLLKPANHGQEEELTAISEPRVPRILGHELFGTRNRTPLNPGDATGRLRFFRNPEEYAAAEAGLGWADIVAMPCLPDDVPRVAGFLNTAQITPLSHTNVLASGWGIPNAIVRDLEQLVEKDGLDGAWVRYRVREDEISLERLDREPALQAPAWHRQRIRLEPPLLEDAPVLSLHRLRSDDRDRYGTKAANLGELHHVLDSRTADLTAFYGRPRPPREDLYGHLSVRLGLHAPSAAELRSAAAAFVAATVGAPDGVALPFALQHAFLTSSPALQQGIGKLKMALELDATDMLDALCLQLQHLIRHTPMPETVTRQIRQAFPAPLAAGSRLVVRSSSNAEDLPGFSAAGVYDSVTTVRGTAELLDAVRQVWASLLSPRSVRLRHQVGISLDDTYMGVIIQEYVPASLGGVLVTCNPTRREDFRNVYLNCSPGSPEQVVEGSVLPQQYLYNTVEGGGRTVALGSWGEGLPAATRARLADLSLTGRLLQSHFSADDVDRPLDIEWLMSDRGELRLVQIRPYAL from the coding sequence ATGACCGCCACGCTCTCCACCGGCGCACCGGAACCGGCGACGGACCGTACGGTCGTCGGCGGGAACCTGTCGCTGCCGCTGTTCCGGACCCTTTCGGGGGTGCTGGCAGGTCACCCGTACCTCAAGGTCGTCGTCGACCGCACCGAGGACACCTGGCACCTGCTCGACACCGCCGCGCACCCCTTCCACGTCAACTACATCGCCACCCGGGTCCTGGGCATGGAACTGTCCGCGCTGGACGCCGGCCTGGACGCGTTCAACGCCTCCGTGTACACCGACCCCGGGCGCCGCTTCCTCCTCGGGGTGCTGTCCCTGCACACGGAGCAGGAGGCGGAGGGCCGCGAACGGGTCTTCCTCGTCCTGGAGACGACCGAGGCCGACACCATGCACGGCGCACTGCTGGAGTCCTTCTACGAGTTCGTCCGGGAGCGCGTCGACGGCAGGCTGCCGCTGCTGCTCAAGCCCGCGAACCACGGCCAGGAAGAGGAGCTGACGGCGATCAGCGAGCCGCGGGTACCGCGCATCCTCGGCCACGAGCTCTTCGGCACGCGGAACCGGACACCTCTGAACCCCGGCGACGCCACCGGGCGGCTGCGCTTCTTCCGGAACCCTGAGGAGTACGCCGCCGCCGAGGCCGGGCTCGGCTGGGCCGACATCGTCGCCATGCCCTGCCTGCCGGACGACGTACCGCGCGTGGCCGGATTCCTCAACACGGCACAGATCACGCCTCTTTCGCACACCAACGTCCTCGCCTCCGGCTGGGGCATCCCCAACGCCATCGTCCGCGACCTGGAACAGCTCGTCGAGAAGGACGGCCTGGACGGTGCGTGGGTCCGCTACCGGGTGCGCGAGGACGAGATCAGTCTGGAGCGGCTGGACCGGGAGCCCGCCCTGCAGGCCCCGGCCTGGCACCGGCAGCGCATCCGTCTGGAGCCGCCCCTGCTGGAGGACGCGCCCGTGCTGTCCCTGCACCGGCTGCGCAGCGACGACCGCGACCGGTACGGCACGAAGGCGGCCAATCTGGGAGAGCTGCACCACGTCCTGGACAGCCGCACAGCCGATCTCACCGCCTTCTACGGACGTCCCCGCCCGCCGCGTGAAGACCTCTACGGGCACCTCTCCGTCCGGCTCGGTCTGCACGCGCCCTCCGCAGCCGAACTGCGTTCGGCAGCAGCCGCGTTCGTCGCGGCGACGGTCGGTGCGCCGGACGGCGTCGCGCTGCCCTTCGCGCTCCAGCACGCCTTCCTCACCTCCTCTCCGGCGCTCCAGCAGGGCATCGGCAAGCTGAAGATGGCGCTGGAACTCGACGCCACCGACATGCTGGACGCGCTCTGTCTCCAGCTCCAGCACCTGATCCGCCACACGCCCATGCCCGAGACCGTCACCCGGCAGATCAGGCAGGCGTTCCCCGCGCCACTGGCCGCGGGCAGCCGCCTGGTGGTGCGCTCCTCCTCCAACGCCGAGGACCTCCCCGGCTTCTCCGCGGCCGGTGTCTACGACTCCGTCACCACCGTGCGCGGCACCGCCGAACTCCTCGATGCCGTAAGGCAGGTGTGGGCCTCGCTGCTGTCACCGCGCAGCGTCCGGCTGCGTCATCAGGTCGGCATCTCCCTGGACGACACGTACATGGGAGTGATCATCCAGGAGTACGTCCCCGCCTCCCTCGGCGGCGTCCTGGTGACCTGCAACCCGACCCGGCGCGAGGACTTCCGCAACGTCTACCTCAACTGCTCCCCCGGCTCCCCCGAGCAGGTCGTCGAGGGCTCCGTGCTGCCGCAGCAGTACCTGTACAACACGGTGGAGGGCGGCGGCCGCACCGTGGCCCTCGGCTCCTGGGGTGAGGGGCTGCCCGCCGCCACCCGCGCCCGGCTCGCCGACCTGTCGCTGACGGGACGGCTCCTGCAGTCCCACTTCAGCGCGGACGACGTGGACCGGCCGCTGGACATCGAGTGGCTGATGAGCGACCGGGGCGAGCTCCGCCTGGTCCAGATCCGCCCCTACGCGCTGTGA